In Pseudomonadota bacterium, the sequence CGTTCCAGACGATGGTACCTGCCGCCAGGGCGACACGTGCAAATGCTTGCGCCGTCTCGGGCCCCACATCGAGGATCATCTCGTCCTCGCGCACATCGTCGACGGCACAAATCCTCGGGCTGGCATCGTCTGCAAACTCCGCGGCCACCACCACGTCCGTCGGTAGCGGGATGCTGCGGCCCTCGTCCGCTGCGCGCTGCACCAGCGCGCGCGCCGTGTCCAGGAGATCCGGTTCGTAGAGCGACTTGCCGACGTTGTGGCCCGCCGCGGCGATGAAAGTATTGGCGATGCCGCCGCCGACGATCAGCTGATCCACCCGATCGAGCAGGGACTCGAGGA encodes:
- the pgk gene encoding phosphoglycerate kinase; the protein is LESLLDRVDQLIVGGGIANTFIAAAGHNVGKSLYEPDLLDTARALVQRAADEGRSIPLPTDVVVAAEFADDASPRICAVDDVREDEMILDVGPETAQAFARVALAAGTIVWNGPVGVFEFDRFGEGTRALATAVAKSSAFSIAGGGDTVAAAEKYGVLDRLSYVSTGGGAFLEFLEGRELPGVKVLQRSE